In Mustela lutreola isolate mMusLut2 chromosome 1, mMusLut2.pri, whole genome shotgun sequence, one genomic interval encodes:
- the REXO2 gene encoding oligoribonuclease, mitochondrial isoform X2, with protein sequence MLGGSLGSRLLRGVGGSRGQFRSRGVREGGAAMAAGESMAQRMVWVDLEMTGLDIEKDQIIEMACLITDSDLNILAEGPNLIIKQPDELLDSMSDWCKEHHGKSGLTKAVKESTMTLQQAEYEFLSFVRQQTPPGLCPLAGNSVHADKKFLDKYMPQFMKHLHYRIIDVSTVKELCRALDDISESIKELQFYRNNIFKKKTDEKKRKIIENGENEKTVS encoded by the exons ATGCTAGGCGGctctctgggctccaggctgTTGCGAGGTGTGGGTGGGAGTCGAGGGCAGTTCAGGTCGCGGGGTGTCCGCGAAGGTGGCGCAGCCATGGCGGCAGGGGAGAGCATGGCTCAGCGGATGGTTTGGGTGGACCTGGAG ATGACAGGATTGGACATTGAGAAGGACCAGATTATTGAGATGGCCTGTCTGATAACTGACTCTGATCTCAACATTTTGGCTGAA GGTCCTAACCTGATTATAAAACAGCCAGATGAGTTACTGGACAGCATGTCAGATTGGTGTAAGGAACATCATGGGAAG TCTGGTCTAACCAAGGCAGTGAAGGAGAGTACAATGACATTGCAGCAGGCAGAGTATGAATTTCTGTCCTTTGTACGACAGCAGACTCCTCCGGGGCTCTGTCCACTTGCAG GAAATTCAGTTCATGCAGATAAGAAGTTTCTTGACAAATACATGCCCCAGTTCATGAAACATCTTCATTATAGAATAATTGATGTGAGCACTGTTAAAGAACTGTGCAG GGCGCTCGATGACATTAGTGAAAGCATCAAAGAACTTCAGTTTTACCGAAATAACATcttcaagaagaaaacagatgaaaagaagaggaaaattataGAAAACGGGGAAAATGAGAAGACTGTGAGTTGA
- the REXO2 gene encoding oligoribonuclease, mitochondrial isoform X1, translating into MLGGSLGSRLLRGVGGSRGQFRSRGVREGGAAMAAGESMAQRMVWVDLEMTGLDIEKDQIIEMACLITDSDLNILAEGPNLIIKQPDELLDSMSDWCKEHHGKSGLTKAVKESTMTLQQAEYEFLSFVRQQTPPGLCPLAGNSVHADKKFLDKYMPQFMKHLHYRIIDVSTVKELCRRWYPEEYEFAPKKAASHRALDDISESIKELQFYRNNIFKKKTDEKKRKIIENGENEKTVS; encoded by the exons ATGCTAGGCGGctctctgggctccaggctgTTGCGAGGTGTGGGTGGGAGTCGAGGGCAGTTCAGGTCGCGGGGTGTCCGCGAAGGTGGCGCAGCCATGGCGGCAGGGGAGAGCATGGCTCAGCGGATGGTTTGGGTGGACCTGGAG ATGACAGGATTGGACATTGAGAAGGACCAGATTATTGAGATGGCCTGTCTGATAACTGACTCTGATCTCAACATTTTGGCTGAA GGTCCTAACCTGATTATAAAACAGCCAGATGAGTTACTGGACAGCATGTCAGATTGGTGTAAGGAACATCATGGGAAG TCTGGTCTAACCAAGGCAGTGAAGGAGAGTACAATGACATTGCAGCAGGCAGAGTATGAATTTCTGTCCTTTGTACGACAGCAGACTCCTCCGGGGCTCTGTCCACTTGCAG GAAATTCAGTTCATGCAGATAAGAAGTTTCTTGACAAATACATGCCCCAGTTCATGAAACATCTTCATTATAGAATAATTGATGTGAGCACTGTTAAAGAACTGTGCAG ACGCTGGTATCCAGAAGAATATGAATTTGCACCAAAGAAGGCTGCTTCTCACAG GGCGCTCGATGACATTAGTGAAAGCATCAAAGAACTTCAGTTTTACCGAAATAACATcttcaagaagaaaacagatgaaaagaagaggaaaattataGAAAACGGGGAAAATGAGAAGACTGTGAGTTGA